Genomic segment of Arachis hypogaea cultivar Tifrunner chromosome 11, arahy.Tifrunner.gnm2.J5K5, whole genome shotgun sequence:
CTCAGCGCATCGTTAACATGGAGAGAAAGGACATAACCTTTTAGCATAGCATTTAACGAAAATATGTCTGGCTCTACACCGTCATTCACCATTTGCTTGAACAAACTTCTAATCGTCTCCATATACACATAATTTATATAGGTGTTGCTACCCCTACCTAAAAGTGCAGCAAATAGAATATTATAAGTCCTAATTGAAGGCCTACAATTTGAATTCCTACTGTTCTTCATTTGCTTAAATATATTCACAGCTCTACTCAGCTTCCTGGCCTCAGTGAAATAATATATAACGGTGTTGTACAGTGCCTCTGAACCGATCAAAGGAACTGCAAGCAGTTGGTTCACAATATCATCCATTTCTTGATACATCTTTGCAGCACCAAGCTTCTTTATGGTGACATGAAAAGTGGAAACATCGTGCCGGAACCTTGGCTGCTGAGATGCCCAATGAAACAGCTCTAAACAAACCAAAGGGTCACTTTGAAGAGTCATCACATTGCACAGTTCTTCAGGGGTGAACCTTGGTGGAATTTGGGACAGTGCCAAGTGAAATTTTGTTTGATCTAAAGTAGGCTTTAGGGATTTCAACAACCTCTTGCGAACCCTTTTTCTATAAGACCTTGAGGGAGCCCTGGTTGAATAGCAATGATAACTGACGCAAATAGGTGCAAATATTATAGGAAATTTATCGCGGCCAGCAGTGATTTGAAACAAAAGGGGTTCAAATTTCTGGGTATCATGAAAAAGACACATCTTTTGTGGTCTCTGACAGATGAGGCCCTTGAACATGAGCTCAGGGAACTTCTGAAGAAATGAGCTTGGGAAAGAGAATAAATTTTGGATCGAGTTGTTCTTACTGAAGTAGTTATGATATCTCAAGCAATTTCCACCAAAAGATTGCATTTTTACTGAGCTTGGTGAATAACTAAGTGGGAGGTTAAATAATACTTAACAGACGGCCCCGGTATGTGTTGAAGCATCTATTTCTTGCTCCCATTTTCAAGTTTCTGCATTCAGAATATAATAATACTAATTCGTCTTTATTCTAATGCACAAGCTCTCTCCAATACGTTAATGGCCTCAATATTAATTCTCCACCTACTTCTCCGCACAGTAGCAATCGACAAGGGAAGCTTCAGCATCACTGTTAAGGAAGTAAAACTAGATGACTAACAAGTTTCTACAATGATTTCCCACTAACACTTATATGTATGCCATTTGTTCAGTTCAAGCATATATATAATCATGGAATATCAATTAGACCACTATAACTAGACCAGCTCCACATTGATTCATTGAATATCCcaactgtcacaattaacaaCATTATACATAAATTGGCTGAGACCTGGATTAACCATCCccacaagaaaaatatttcaCTTTATACAACTTCTAAGGTCTAGAACTTAGTCCACATGAAAATGTGTGCAATCAAATTAAGTTCCACAAATCCAAAACCAAATCAAGAATGAAAAGTAACCATAGTGGAAAAAGCACCTTCTAGAACCAACGAAACAAAaacattaattttcttttttcttttaaattctgTTCTTGAACAGAAATTGTAATAACTAGCAAGACGAAAAGAATCAAGCTTTGCTAGGAAAGAACATAACCAACCACCCATAAACTATAAGCAAAAGGATGTAATATCTTCTTGCACGAGGAAAAGAAAGGGTAggtaactaaataaaataaaataacgagagagagagagagagagagagagagagagagagaataccAATTAAGTACGAGAATGATTGAGGTTTGTTGAGTAGGAGAATAATTGAATCAGATAGGATGAAGTGAAGATCCAATAATTAAACTGAACGAACAATCAATGAATCCCCATGACGATCATTCTAGTGTCCCAACGAGAAGATACAAAACCCCggaagaagaaaacagagagaaaggaAACCTGGTTGGGAGATAACAAGAAGTGTTGAAAGATATTAGGCAGAGATATAAAACAGCCTTGATCCTTACAGCCTATGAGTCTATATATAACCACATTTTACTACACTGGAAAAAATCTAAGGAATTAATAATCAGAAGTCTAAGTGCTTGAGGAATCTCACTATGAACAACATATTATCTGTTATCTCACTACTGTTGTCTTCATTATATGTTTCATGCTGTCTTAGTGTTTTACCATTGTATTATTATTGCCAATCCCTTTAAGGTTAGACCTAATTAATGTATCAAGCTTTTCTTTCTGATAGTTTGTATAGGAAAACATGCTGCCAATGCCATGTTATGTGTACCTAGCCACACATCTCTGTAGTTCACAACCTTAGAAACTTGATCTGTATACTTAGGACCCGTTTGGGAAACTCTAGAAgtaactttttttaacttttgacttataaaaagtagtagtattaatgtcgggtgcaattttcaaaatcaaattgcaactttctaagaagctattttggagcttatagagaagttaaaaaaaatgacttctctcataatacttctacttttcattacatttctttaaaataagcacttttagatttaaaaatccaaacacaaaataacttatttataagttacttttaacagagtcatttattatttaagttattttatcaaaaggagcttaattaagttagttatccAAACTGGGCCTTAGGCTACTTTGTTACAAACTTCTGATAAGTACCAAGTACAATACTGAGTACAAGTCAGATTTTGAATAATGTTTACCGAGAAAATTGAGCTCTGAAGTCAGCTACTTCCAAACTGAAAATTCAGCATACTAAGGAGTTGATAAGAAACTTGCATTATCACAATCTTCAATTAACCATAATTAACATACAGCATTatcaaatcatcaaattcatcacaaTCAAATAAGCAAGGCACAAACAGATTCGCTCAGCAAGGTTTTCTTTTTCtggggggaggggggaggggggaaGCAAATTAAACTATCTATGAATACACAAGATGAATTTACCCAGGCTCACAAAGATCGGCAGAGAAGCTTCATAACACGGTGACAGCGAGAATGCGAAGTCATCGAAGACGTGAAGAGACGACGGCGAAGAAGACGCGAAGCGAGGATGGCAGAGAAGACGCGAGGTGAAGGAGGCAGTGGACGCATGATGCGCCAGTAGCGGAGCACACGAGGAGCGAGGGTGGTGGTTAGGCGGCAGAGGGCGCGACGGCGGGAGGCTGGAGGCCGGAGGGCAAAGGAGGAGGATTCAGTGGGAGTGATAGGGTTtagcaaggttgcgagaaccggaccggtcattgaACCGGTCAGGTGACAGGTTCAATGGTTCAATGGTCCAACCGAGGTCTAACCGGAGTTGAACcggttttattaaatatataataccatcattaaaaattcaatatacaattttaaatatacaaattcaataatttcttaattaataaaattcaGAAGTTTATAATTTGACataataatttattcatattttattattaaaattttataaaataaaatttttttaactaacttctaaattataacaaaataatcagCAAGAAAATTCATCCTTAAACTCAGAGAATGCTTT
This window contains:
- the LOC112720250 gene encoding pentatricopeptide repeat-containing protein At2g27800, mitochondrial-like, translated to MQSFGGNCLRYHNYFSKNNSIQNLFSFPSSFLQKFPELMFKGLICQRPQKMCLFHDTQKFEPLLFQITAGRDKFPIIFAPICVSYHCYSTRAPSRSYRKRVRKRLLKSLKPTLDQTKFHLALSQIPPRFTPEELCNVMTLQSDPLVCLELFHWASQQPRFRHDVSTFHVTIKKLGAAKMYQEMDDIVNQLLAVPLIGSEALYNTVIYYFTEARKLSRAVNIFKQMKNSRNSNCRPSIRTYNILFAALLGRGSNTYINYVYMETIRSLFKQMVNDGVEPDIFSLNAMLKGYVLSLHVNDALRIFHQMGVVYNCQPNSFTYDYLIHGLCAQGRTKNAEELCHEMKIKGFIPSSKSYNSLVNALALGGEIEKAVSYLWEMTEKQRSADFITYRTVLDEICRRGSVKEAMSLLRKFQDKDLLDGHAYRKLLYVLEDDYGNSVNRID